From the Spiroplasma alleghenense genome, one window contains:
- a CDS encoding phage minor capsid protein — translation MNIITNLILANRPNANEINNLPWWVIVVIIVFILLLLLLIPWGKISRKKVVKEEVLEKITNEKIKVKKNEPYMGVYNWFGKKQSLRLSKVVYVREEEDPCDLCRPWENTVIIIAEEHSQAPTMKEAIAAGYHHVGCKHIDLDYFEGVTVIPEKQFSEEHKINRFNLRLKQYEFEQKIRDLNYEINNSSKDEIVNESKKKLEIENLKYLDFLDKNHLKRNLQREDPIIDEIKRFS, via the coding sequence ATGAACATAATAACTAACCTAATCCTAGCCAACAGGCCAAATGCTAATGAAATCAATAATCTACCTTGATGAGTAATTGTGGTCATCATAGTTTTTATATTACTACTACTATTGTTAATTCCTTGAGGTAAAATATCACGCAAAAAAGTAGTTAAAGAAGAAGTGCTTGAAAAAATTACTAACGAAAAAATTAAAGTTAAGAAAAATGAACCCTATATGGGAGTTTATAACTGGTTTGGTAAAAAACAATCACTTAGATTATCTAAGGTTGTTTATGTTCGCGAAGAAGAGGATCCTTGTGATTTGTGTCGACCTTGAGAAAACACTGTCATAATCATCGCTGAGGAACACTCACAAGCACCAACGATGAAAGAAGCAATAGCTGCTGGATATCACCATGTGGGTTGCAAACACATTGATTTAGACTACTTTGAAGGAGTTACTGTTATTCCTGAGAAGCAATTCAGCGAAGAGCACAAGATTAATAGATTTAATTTGCGTCTAAAACAGTACGAATTTGAGCAAAAAATCCGTGATTTGAACTATGAAATTAATAATAGTAGCAAAGATGAAATTGTTAATGAAAGCAAAAAAAAGCTTGAAATAGAAAATCTTAAATATTTGGATTTTCTAGATAAAAATCATTTAAAAAGGAATTTACAACGTGAAGATCCTATTATTGATGAAATTAAAAGATTTTCTTAG
- a CDS encoding putative cysteine peptidase, which translates to MKKILLILSSLLISAPYITNAKNSIETQSKDESSETVNDIPDYYFKSAGGEQPGDPINNPSDLFYENNQTDFELVPNFEWFFKLKKEESFGYSEARYREKGKLKKGLCEYNSLAMILTYLELFVTSEVINDDNFRKYFDFGIKEEGKIQAPIHRYSFKEYETMDSSLASKLWNLNNFKLDLLVGGSVQNTFNKWIQIQSREANIANEYSASFWHTSSPEDNLLKHRVPVMMSWTKHKHNIVIFGYNKSTDSYVVHYGWPDSQPIRIIKKSLLWSTFSGGFWNAFYPNPNKPKQALKKRFKYQGELYSWTELERMGKTANDFANMEFLDNYK; encoded by the coding sequence ATGAAAAAAATATTACTTATTTTGAGTTCGTTATTAATTTCTGCTCCTTACATAACAAATGCCAAGAATTCAATAGAAACACAATCAAAAGATGAAAGTTCTGAAACTGTAAATGATATTCCAGATTATTATTTTAAAAGTGCTGGCGGTGAGCAACCTGGTGATCCTATAAATAATCCTTCCGATTTATTTTATGAAAATAACCAGACAGATTTTGAACTTGTCCCAAATTTTGAATGATTTTTCAAATTAAAAAAAGAAGAGTCTTTTGGTTATAGCGAAGCTAGGTATAGAGAAAAAGGAAAACTAAAAAAAGGTCTTTGTGAATACAATTCTCTGGCGATGATACTTACTTATCTTGAACTTTTTGTAACTTCAGAAGTAATTAATGATGATAACTTTAGAAAATACTTTGATTTTGGCATCAAAGAAGAGGGAAAGATACAAGCACCAATTCATAGATACTCATTTAAAGAATACGAAACAATGGATAGCTCTCTGGCATCTAAACTGTGAAATTTAAATAATTTTAAACTAGACTTATTAGTTGGGGGATCGGTTCAAAATACGTTCAATAAGTGAATCCAAATTCAATCCCGCGAAGCCAATATTGCAAATGAATATAGTGCGAGTTTTTGGCATACTTCAAGCCCTGAGGACAATTTGTTGAAACATAGAGTGCCGGTAATGATGTCTTGGACTAAGCACAAACACAATATTGTAATCTTTGGATACAACAAATCAACAGATAGTTATGTTGTTCACTATGGATGACCAGATAGTCAACCGATTAGAATTATTAAAAAATCTCTTTTGTGAAGTACTTTTTCGGGTGGATTTTGAAATGCATTCTACCCGAATCCAAATAAGCCAAAACAAGCCTTAAAAAAACGCTTTAAGTACCAAGGGGAGTTATATAGTTGAACCGAACTAGAAAGAATGGGAAAGACAGCTAATGACTTTGCAAATATGGAATTTCTCGACAATTATAAATAA
- a CDS encoding DUF871 domain-containing protein has protein sequence MKKQLGISIYPEQSTFEKDKAYLDFAKSLGYTQVFTSYFHVNNQPIEVIDKINKSLKYAKSIGFYTIADFENVSLQRLGIDLNDPKKCLEMGIDCIRLDSPSLPSEIAELTHNRYGIDVQLNMSNNDNLITNVMDFKPIKSRLSGCHNFYPQKNTAIPYDFFKEANQKYLQHRLSTAAFIGSHVGTQGPALGNKEFPTLEFMRFYDVVSQAKILMYCDEVDVIFFGNAYASEEELKLVSQIDRDEITFDFKTAHQVSPVEEKILFNHLHFRRMDITEAFIRYTMTRVYYKAEKILVGKQKASYNKGDVVIINDNDAHYKGECHIILQDNFKDDEKKYNFIGSIKPEELFLLNFIKANNRYQFKKN, from the coding sequence ATGAAAAAACAATTAGGAATTTCAATTTACCCAGAACAATCAACCTTTGAAAAGGATAAAGCCTATTTGGATTTCGCTAAATCGCTTGGATATACTCAAGTATTTACAAGTTATTTCCATGTTAATAATCAACCAATTGAAGTAATTGATAAAATAAATAAATCACTGAAATATGCTAAAAGCATAGGTTTTTACACTATTGCTGACTTTGAAAATGTTTCTTTACAAAGATTAGGAATTGATTTAAATGATCCAAAAAAATGTTTGGAGATGGGGATTGATTGTATTCGTCTAGACTCACCAAGTTTACCAAGTGAAATTGCTGAGTTAACTCATAACCGTTATGGAATTGATGTGCAATTAAATATGTCAAACAATGATAATTTAATTACCAATGTGATGGATTTTAAACCGATTAAGAGTCGTCTTAGTGGGTGTCATAATTTTTATCCTCAAAAAAATACTGCCATTCCTTATGACTTTTTTAAAGAAGCCAATCAAAAGTATTTACAACACCGTTTAAGTACGGCAGCTTTTATTGGAAGTCATGTAGGAACCCAAGGTCCAGCCTTGGGAAATAAAGAATTTCCCACTTTAGAATTCATGAGATTCTATGATGTTGTTAGTCAGGCTAAAATCTTAATGTATTGTGATGAAGTCGATGTGATTTTCTTTGGTAATGCATATGCAAGCGAAGAGGAATTGAAATTGGTTTCTCAAATTGATCGTGATGAAATTACTTTTGATTTTAAAACTGCTCATCAGGTTTCACCAGTAGAAGAAAAAATCTTATTTAATCACTTACATTTTAGAAGAATGGATATTACCGAAGCCTTTATTCGTTACACAATGACTCGAGTTTACTACAAAGCTGAGAAAATCTTGGTCGGTAAACAAAAAGCCAGTTACAATAAAGGAGATGTTGTAATTATCAATGACAATGATGCTCATTATAAAGGGGAGTGTCACATCATCTTGCAAGACAACTTTAAAGACGATGAAAAAAAATATAACTTCATAGGTTCTATAAAGCCAGAAGAATTATTTTTACTAAACTTTATTAAAGCAAACAATCGATATCAATTTAAAAAAAATTAA
- a CDS encoding PTS sugar transporter subunit IIC, producing the protein MAEVEKFDVKKAREKEKEKRTFKQWINESLVPGMAKVGNQRHLAAIRDSFGTMIPLIIAGSIGILINAIIFGGAGSGYVSFLGLICKAANPDVSWDGVTALLADTSNGWGQASKIGGLAFGHINTVTVGMMAIYFAFLFGYFIALSRQFKSPIIAGFVSLSAFLLACMGEVTFFMGAVGLIQAIIFGLLATEFFIYLSGVRALNIKLPDGVPPAVGKSFAVFLPVVITLGTVGAINIIFLSMAIVGGGWFVNSGTYFTLTADQFGKMFGTIDGDNIAAMFGENGSLAAFAEYQQILTPMLQILALDNTIENQKLFVDAYNALGAADQAVWTTAIATLQGHSNFAWLDEAAKMSFFLDSVNQGYIISASFQTVTLGATQFGAGAFIYKIFTSAFIGFATGNGGIGLGIAFVFFTGFFWFFGVHGSNLMAGIFEPIWWMILGINAALVTSMGYEMAAASGQMGVFTKPFFDSYMYVGGSGATLGLLIMTFAVSKRQELREVAKYATPAGIFQINEPTIFGYPLILNPIYVVPFIFAPIVNLIIGWLFSPDVLGVVKYSYVATPWTSPWIFGAVLTSIDFMALIPATICLGVSIIFYFPFVLIDNANYFKKLKESNIEQYNQEMRYYNDPEYRYGVITERKVSANEMKAENALNDAATVNEFWEKRMVNKEKLALAIENNNKKAKAKEEKYLQKATEIKTTRDSKVEQYKPKWDKYMANQAAKAKAKAEKLEAKTQKA; encoded by the coding sequence ATGGCAGAAGTTGAAAAATTTGATGTCAAAAAGGCGCGTGAAAAAGAAAAAGAAAAGCGCACTTTTAAACAATGAATTAACGAATCACTTGTCCCTGGAATGGCTAAAGTTGGAAATCAACGCCATTTAGCAGCGATTAGAGATTCTTTTGGAACCATGATTCCATTAATTATTGCTGGTTCAATCGGTATTTTAATTAATGCAATTATTTTTGGTGGAGCTGGAAGTGGATATGTTTCATTTTTAGGTCTAATCTGTAAAGCTGCCAATCCAGATGTATCATGAGATGGTGTTACAGCTCTATTAGCAGATACATCAAATGGATGAGGACAAGCTTCAAAAATTGGAGGTCTTGCTTTTGGGCACATTAATACAGTAACAGTAGGAATGATGGCAATTTACTTTGCTTTCCTATTTGGATACTTTATTGCTTTAAGCCGTCAGTTTAAATCACCAATTATTGCTGGTTTTGTATCATTATCAGCATTTCTACTAGCTTGTATGGGGGAAGTTACTTTCTTCATGGGAGCAGTTGGATTAATCCAAGCAATTATTTTTGGATTATTAGCAACCGAATTCTTTATATACTTATCAGGAGTTCGAGCTTTAAATATTAAATTACCAGATGGAGTACCTCCAGCTGTTGGAAAATCATTTGCGGTTTTCCTACCAGTGGTAATTACTTTAGGAACTGTTGGGGCAATTAACATTATCTTCCTTTCAATGGCTATTGTTGGGGGAGGTTGATTTGTTAACAGTGGAACCTACTTTACTTTAACAGCAGACCAATTTGGAAAAATGTTTGGCACTATTGATGGTGACAACATTGCAGCAATGTTTGGCGAAAACGGTAGTTTAGCTGCCTTTGCTGAATACCAACAAATTTTAACTCCAATGCTACAAATTTTAGCATTAGACAATACAATAGAAAACCAAAAACTATTTGTTGATGCTTATAACGCTCTAGGAGCAGCCGATCAAGCGGTTTGAACTACTGCAATAGCAACTTTACAAGGTCACTCAAACTTTGCTTGACTAGATGAAGCCGCTAAAATGTCTTTCTTCTTAGATTCAGTTAACCAAGGATACATCATATCAGCATCATTTCAAACAGTTACACTGGGAGCAACCCAATTTGGAGCAGGAGCATTTATTTACAAAATCTTCACTAGTGCTTTCATTGGATTTGCCACAGGTAATGGGGGAATTGGGTTAGGAATTGCTTTTGTATTCTTTACTGGATTCTTCTGATTCTTCGGGGTTCACGGATCAAACCTAATGGCTGGTATCTTTGAACCAATCTGATGAATGATTTTAGGAATCAATGCCGCTTTAGTAACTTCAATGGGTTATGAAATGGCAGCTGCTTCAGGTCAGATGGGAGTATTTACTAAACCATTCTTCGATTCATACATGTATGTTGGGGGAAGTGGAGCTACTTTAGGATTATTAATTATGACTTTTGCAGTTTCAAAACGTCAAGAATTACGAGAAGTTGCAAAATACGCTACTCCAGCAGGGATTTTCCAAATTAACGAACCAACTATCTTCGGATACCCATTAATTTTGAACCCAATTTATGTTGTACCATTTATCTTTGCACCAATTGTTAACTTAATTATTGGTTGATTATTCTCACCAGATGTTCTTGGAGTAGTTAAATATTCATATGTAGCAACACCTTGAACTAGTCCTTGAATCTTTGGAGCAGTATTAACTTCAATTGACTTCATGGCGCTGATTCCAGCAACCATTTGTTTGGGAGTAAGTATAATCTTCTACTTCCCATTCGTGCTAATTGATAATGCAAATTACTTTAAAAAATTAAAAGAATCAAACATTGAACAATACAACCAAGAAATGCGTTACTACAATGATCCTGAATACCGTTATGGGGTTATTACTGAACGTAAAGTATCGGCTAACGAAATGAAAGCTGAAAATGCTTTAAACGATGCTGCTACAGTTAATGAGTTCTGAGAAAAACGTATGGTAAATAAAGAAAAACTAGCCTTAGCAATTGAAAATAACAATAAAAAAGCTAAAGCTAAGGAAGAAAAATACCTACAAAAAGCTACAGAAATTAAAACAACTCGTGATAGCAAAGTTGAACAATATAAACCAAAATGAGACAAATATATGGCTAACCAAGCAGCCAAAGCGAAAGCTAAAGCTGAAAAATTGGAAGCTAAAACTCAAAAAGCTTAA
- a CDS encoding PTS lactose/cellobiose transporter subunit IIA yields the protein MAKTWNFEEISFTIIAFAGEAKGHAMGAINAAKNGRFEEAENLIEEAEKSILTAEKTHMDIVSAEAGGEKITFPILFIHAEDQLLTTQTIILLAKEFIDVYKKIGK from the coding sequence ATGGCTAAAACTTGAAATTTTGAAGAGATTTCCTTCACAATAATCGCTTTTGCTGGGGAAGCAAAGGGTCATGCGATGGGAGCAATCAATGCTGCTAAAAATGGTCGTTTTGAAGAGGCTGAGAATTTAATTGAAGAAGCTGAAAAATCAATTCTGACTGCTGAAAAAACTCACATGGATATTGTGAGTGCAGAAGCTGGAGGAGAGAAAATTACTTTCCCAATTTTATTTATTCATGCTGAAGATCAATTACTAACAACCCAAACAATTATTTTGTTGGCAAAAGAGTTTATTGATGTTTATAAAAAAATAGGTAAGTAA
- a CDS encoding PTS sugar transporter subunit IIB, with product MKKILLCCSAGMSTSTLVKKMTDYARKEGLEWTIEAMSMQEAKSVVDQWDIVMVGPQVSYALGDLKKLTDKPVEVIPANIYALAKAKEACEMAIRMLG from the coding sequence ATGAAGAAAATTTTACTATGCTGTTCAGCAGGTATGAGTACAAGTACATTAGTTAAGAAAATGACTGATTATGCTCGTAAAGAAGGCCTAGAATGAACAATTGAAGCAATGTCAATGCAAGAAGCTAAAAGTGTAGTTGATCAATGAGATATTGTCATGGTTGGACCACAAGTAAGTTATGCATTAGGGGACTTGAAAAAACTAACTGATAAACCTGTTGAGGTAATTCCGGCAAATATTTATGCTTTAGCTAAAGCAAAAGAGGCATGTGAAATGGCTATAAGGATGTTGGGTTAA
- a CDS encoding lipoprotein — MKKLLSIFAATTLAVSAPLSVVACKKGDSNKGKEFDYDALKKQLIDETTEIIKRNLDQDFTDFLLLENQAAQNKFESISIKRILDILNEQGTNDFKIPSSHASFNNISKDLKNIVDIEKLKNDINKNITQNINFKPILVNSSSPFSGQFETDSIQLIKKSDDVVSIIFKFDFQIQILEADGGSSNNEIFWNEIMNIFNDVDIAESLNQLSISIREQLESDKYVNSMSFISNSGNFLDISETINSSESIKSRISEAVIDASEKVEQSERFSIDVNNSNLITNKLYSAFGSGVTNSVSNFGWDTIGDDIKMNQLISTLTSNGNQEIENFARKMAETDGDQNLSDSPLYQVFKFVVPKEIREFIEKDTESSWSINHYHIDYFLDESNNYMKYFTEKLAASKFKIDKEKDKKTIAIWGTDLKKISLTYKENGTGNDITIEMPNYFIVNRQITSFENTIEYAYNAGMAWLKFCREFLGYSNFDIGQNPDFIYNLTLPEEILNELEVNVKYDARIIQIAALENTRKKLMSVDPDIKDFINTFYTYPAMDFDKSYYKINSNGYIYSLDKSDNLIEMEHFSFGISGTGENFNLLLNPSPLLMIVPKRLNSQPAEFGEAPTRIRLKDFSK; from the coding sequence ATGAAGAAATTATTAAGCATTTTTGCTGCAACAACTCTAGCCGTTTCGGCACCCCTAAGTGTTGTTGCATGTAAAAAAGGAGATTCAAATAAAGGTAAAGAGTTTGATTACGATGCTTTAAAAAAGCAGTTAATTGATGAAACAACCGAAATTATAAAGCGAAATCTAGACCAAGATTTTACTGATTTTTTACTATTGGAAAACCAAGCCGCTCAAAATAAATTTGAAAGTATAAGTATTAAAAGAATTTTGGATATTTTGAATGAGCAAGGAACTAATGATTTTAAAATACCTTCAAGTCACGCTAGTTTTAACAATATTTCAAAGGACCTCAAAAATATTGTTGATATAGAAAAATTAAAAAATGACATTAATAAGAATATTACTCAAAATATTAATTTTAAACCAATTTTAGTAAATAGCTCAAGCCCTTTTAGTGGACAATTTGAAACAGATTCAATTCAATTAATAAAAAAATCAGATGATGTAGTATCAATAATTTTTAAATTTGATTTTCAAATTCAAATTCTTGAAGCTGATGGTGGTTCATCAAATAACGAAATCTTTTGAAATGAAATAATGAATATCTTTAATGATGTCGATATTGCAGAAAGCCTAAACCAGTTGTCAATTTCAATTAGAGAACAATTGGAGTCTGATAAATATGTAAATTCAATGTCTTTTATCAGCAATAGCGGTAATTTTTTAGATATTTCAGAAACAATCAATAGTAGTGAATCGATAAAATCTAGAATAAGTGAAGCAGTTATAGATGCCAGTGAAAAAGTTGAACAGTCTGAAAGGTTTTCCATTGACGTAAACAATTCAAATTTGATTACAAATAAACTTTATAGTGCTTTTGGATCTGGAGTAACCAATTCTGTTTCTAATTTTGGATGAGATACCATTGGCGATGATATAAAAATGAACCAATTAATCAGCACTTTAACTTCTAATGGAAATCAAGAAATAGAAAATTTTGCAAGAAAAATGGCTGAAACTGATGGAGACCAAAATCTTTCTGATTCACCTTTGTATCAAGTTTTTAAGTTTGTAGTACCTAAAGAAATTCGAGAATTTATTGAAAAAGACACAGAGAGCTCTTGAAGTATTAACCATTATCATATAGATTATTTTTTAGATGAATCAAATAATTATATGAAATATTTTACTGAAAAATTGGCTGCTTCCAAATTTAAAATTGATAAAGAAAAAGATAAAAAAACAATTGCGATATGAGGAACTGACTTAAAAAAAATTTCATTAACTTACAAAGAAAATGGAACAGGAAATGATATAACAATTGAAATGCCTAATTATTTTATTGTAAATCGTCAAATTACTAGCTTTGAAAATACGATTGAATATGCTTATAATGCCGGTATGGCTTGACTTAAATTTTGTAGAGAATTTTTAGGGTATTCAAATTTTGATATTGGCCAAAACCCTGATTTTATTTATAATTTAACATTACCAGAGGAAATTTTAAACGAACTAGAGGTTAATGTAAAATATGATGCCAGAATAATCCAAATTGCTGCTTTGGAAAATACAAGAAAAAAACTGATGTCTGTTGATCCAGATATTAAAGATTTTATTAACACCTTCTACACTTACCCTGCCATGGATTTTGATAAATCTTATTATAAAATAAATAGTAATGGTTATATTTATTCATTAGATAAAAGTGATAATTTAATAGAAATGGAACACTTTTCTTTTGGAATAAGTGGTACAGGTGAAAATTTTAATTTGCTTCTAAATCCCAGTCCTCTACTAATGATTGTTCCTAAAAGGTTGAATAGTCAGCCTGCAGAATTTGGAGAGGCTCCGACTAGAATAAGATTAAAAGATTTTAGCAAATAG
- a CDS encoding lipoprotein, with protein MKKLLSIFAATTLAVSAPLSVVACKKGNSDNGEEFDYDALKKQLIDEMTLIINENINQDFEKYLFLKDEEAQKKFDSISIIKILDILSQEDVDSLQLNQNSTNFINISKDLKGVIDLAKLGNEINKNIVQNINFKPILINGQSPFKNDVETKSIKLLKKSNEVVSIEFNFGFNLALQEANGDVLNESINFHQIMNIFEDINIVDDLNDLSQSIVKQLESDKYSNSFSFISNSGNFLEVTEKINADSSIKSKINEAVDEAQKLTENSERFTINLENKNLKTNKNYIIPGESQSYSFSAGTWDSFEDDVWTEGLLSALISRGSEEIENWSRKMSQRSFDDVTLSRFQKMSPSKAVQNFVLNDETSSIAINHYNIEEYLNNENLFKLFKKRILNSKLKIDHDDDKKTIAIWGTDLENISVTYTETYSNTEITIEMPDFYLINRQETSLDDTNEFTYKFNVSWLELLRKFFGYENFNVNENPEMIYNLELPPDIIEELEVGVSYNSRTIILAAFEKALEDISINNNLAKEFISYFSIFPAYENSEAFIKINSDGYIYSFGPNGEMMGFQFPSVSWRGGGVDFNDARNEINQYRNFLGRKNSQPDQFGDSPTKWKIIDFKK; from the coding sequence ATGAAGAAATTATTAAGCATTTTTGCTGCAACAACTTTAGCAGTTTCAGCACCTCTAAGTGTTGTTGCATGTAAAAAAGGTAATTCAGATAATGGTGAAGAATTTGATTATGATGCCTTAAAAAAGCAGTTAATTGATGAGATGACACTAATTATTAATGAAAATATTAATCAAGATTTTGAAAAATATTTATTCTTAAAAGACGAAGAAGCTCAAAAAAAGTTTGATTCAATTAGCATTATAAAAATTTTAGATATTCTTTCTCAAGAAGATGTTGATAGCTTACAATTAAACCAAAACTCTACAAATTTTATTAACATATCAAAAGATTTAAAGGGTGTAATTGATTTAGCAAAATTAGGTAATGAGATAAATAAAAACATTGTTCAAAATATCAATTTTAAACCAATTTTAATTAATGGGCAAAGTCCGTTTAAAAATGATGTTGAAACTAAATCAATAAAATTATTAAAAAAATCAAACGAAGTAGTATCAATTGAATTCAATTTCGGTTTTAATTTGGCACTTCAAGAAGCAAATGGTGATGTATTAAATGAATCAATTAATTTCCATCAAATAATGAATATTTTTGAAGATATTAATATTGTGGACGACTTAAATGATTTATCACAATCAATTGTGAAGCAATTAGAATCGGACAAATATAGTAACTCATTTTCTTTTATCAGCAATAGTGGCAATTTTCTAGAAGTTACAGAAAAAATTAATGCAGATTCTTCCATAAAATCAAAAATAAACGAAGCGGTAGATGAAGCGCAAAAATTGACTGAAAATTCAGAACGATTTACTATTAACTTGGAAAATAAAAACTTAAAAACTAACAAAAATTATATTATACCCGGAGAAAGTCAATCATACAGTTTCAGTGCGGGGACTTGAGATAGTTTTGAAGATGATGTATGGACGGAAGGGCTGCTTAGTGCGTTGATTTCAAGAGGTTCTGAAGAAATAGAAAATTGATCAAGAAAAATGTCCCAAAGATCATTTGACGACGTTACGCTTTCGCGCTTTCAAAAAATGAGCCCTAGCAAAGCTGTTCAAAATTTTGTATTAAATGATGAAACAAGTTCGATTGCAATTAATCACTACAACATCGAAGAATATCTAAATAATGAAAATCTATTTAAGCTATTCAAAAAAAGAATCCTGAATTCAAAATTAAAAATAGACCATGATGATGACAAAAAAACCATTGCCATATGAGGAACAGATTTAGAAAATATTTCAGTAACTTACACAGAAACTTATTCTAATACAGAAATAACTATTGAAATGCCTGATTTTTATTTGATAAATCGTCAGGAAACGAGTTTAGATGACACCAATGAATTTACGTATAAATTTAATGTTTCTTGACTTGAATTATTAAGAAAATTTTTTGGTTATGAAAATTTTAATGTCAATGAAAACCCAGAAATGATTTATAATCTTGAATTGCCACCTGATATAATCGAAGAACTAGAAGTGGGAGTATCTTATAATTCTCGCACAATTATATTGGCTGCTTTTGAAAAAGCACTCGAAGATATTTCGATAAATAATAATTTAGCAAAAGAATTTATAAGTTATTTCTCAATTTTTCCAGCTTATGAAAATTCGGAAGCCTTTATTAAAATAAATTCAGATGGTTATATTTATTCATTCGGCCCTAACGGCGAAATGATGGGATTTCAATTCCCTTCAGTGAGTTGAAGAGGAGGCGGGGTTGACTTCAATGATGCTAGAAACGAAATAAATCAATATAGAAATTTTTTAGGCAGAAAAAATAGCCAACCAGATCAATTCGGAGATTCTCCAACAAAGTGAAAAATTATAGATTTTAAAAAATAA
- a CDS encoding sulfite exporter TauE/SafE family protein, translated as MGLAGLIPILIVLALLVSALGSLSGVGGGVLFVPILLLLLTSKSIEEVKFLSTLLVFTSSLINVCYNLYKKSINYLVILIGLTFSIPMIFLGNYLVTLFDSNILKLIIGITLIFIGILLVLVEYKFKNKLLSTTVEQTNAKKFQFLKISDGNYISTFKVIIIALTGGLITSLTGMGGGPILMPLLLIWCKLSIKNAAPISHALIAGASLVSLITNYQFFQEFDLIVVHGLPMIFGVIIGTISAIWLKKYVKKEIYIKWVLIILIWASAIKMIIDYFF; from the coding sequence ATGGGTCTAGCAGGATTAATTCCAATATTAATTGTTTTAGCTTTACTAGTTTCTGCTCTAGGCTCACTATCTGGAGTTGGTGGAGGAGTTCTTTTTGTTCCGATTTTATTGTTATTGTTGACTTCAAAATCCATTGAGGAGGTCAAATTCCTTTCGACCTTATTAGTTTTTACTTCTTCGCTAATTAATGTTTGCTACAATTTGTACAAAAAAAGCATTAATTATTTGGTTATTTTAATTGGTTTGACTTTTTCAATCCCAATGATTTTTTTGGGAAACTACTTAGTAACTTTATTCGATTCAAATATTTTAAAATTAATTATTGGGATCACCTTAATATTTATTGGAATCCTATTAGTTCTAGTTGAGTACAAATTTAAAAATAAATTATTATCAACAACAGTAGAACAAACAAATGCTAAGAAATTTCAATTTCTTAAAATAAGTGATGGCAATTATATAAGTACATTTAAAGTTATTATAATTGCTTTAACTGGAGGCTTAATTACATCGCTAACTGGAATGGGGGGTGGACCAATATTAATGCCACTCTTGTTGATTTGATGTAAATTATCAATTAAGAATGCAGCACCCATTTCACATGCCTTAATTGCTGGGGCCTCTCTAGTTTCATTGATTACCAATTATCAATTTTTTCAAGAATTTGATTTAATTGTAGTACACGGTCTACCAATGATTTTTGGGGTAATTATTGGAACCATTTCAGCAATCTGATTAAAAAAATATGTCAAAAAAGAAATATATATTAAATGAGTTTTAATTATCCTAATCTGGGCTTCTGCTATAAAAATGATTATTGATTACTTTTTTTAA